The Kroppenstedtia pulmonis genome has a segment encoding these proteins:
- a CDS encoding class I SAM-dependent methyltransferase encodes MEKKNGSSKWLEEDTKLFLKYGHIFTPERESMTHSFLNLIPAEKNEHFTLVDIGVGGGWLSEAILKHFPQSRVIALDGSPQMIEYTRNRLRDFGDRLQFQSFDLLDPKWYSVFQGNVKCFVSSLVIHHLDGEGKRRLYQGLYDILPSDGALLIADIIKETNERDRLHMARTWEEEVARRSLHFNGDLDAYHVFREQYWNIFRYPDDLVDQPSTLLEQLDWLEEAGFKGVNDFWLKAGHALFGGYKGQQ; translated from the coding sequence ATGGAAAAGAAGAATGGGAGTTCGAAATGGTTGGAAGAGGATACGAAGCTTTTTCTGAAATATGGGCATATTTTCACTCCGGAGCGGGAGTCCATGACGCATTCTTTTTTGAACTTGATTCCGGCGGAAAAAAATGAACACTTTACCTTAGTGGATATTGGTGTGGGTGGAGGATGGTTATCCGAAGCAATCTTAAAACACTTTCCCCAAAGTCGAGTCATTGCCTTGGACGGCTCCCCACAAATGATCGAGTACACCCGGAATCGTTTGCGGGACTTTGGTGACCGCTTACAATTTCAATCCTTTGATCTGCTGGACCCAAAATGGTATTCCGTATTTCAGGGGAATGTAAAGTGTTTTGTAAGCAGTCTGGTGATTCATCACTTGGATGGAGAGGGAAAGCGGCGTCTGTATCAAGGTCTTTACGACATATTACCTTCTGACGGTGCATTGTTGATAGCGGATATTATCAAAGAAACCAATGAACGGGATCGACTTCATATGGCACGTACCTGGGAAGAAGAGGTGGCACGTCGTTCCCTCCACTTCAACGGAGATCTGGATGCCTATCATGTATTCCGGGAACAGTATTGGAATATCTTCCGGTATCCTGATGATTTGGTGGATCAGCCTTCCACATTGCTGGAACAGCTTGATTGGTTGGAGGAAGCAGGCTTTAAGGGAGTCAATGATTTTTGGTTAAAAGCCGGTCATGCCCTGTTTGGAGGATATAAGGGTCAGCAATAA
- a CDS encoding NUDIX hydrolase, whose protein sequence is MKRVDVVYVLIYDEETEKVLMVENRRGETSDFTLPGGGVENGETLEQAAIREVKEETGYHIEVGGIVAVREVFRSVKGHHAVFFTFLGKITGGEISLSRPDEIVDIQWVDLNTADRWMKVIPGGVSKLLQSRSSALYHFQGHV, encoded by the coding sequence ATGAAAAGAGTCGATGTCGTTTACGTTTTAATTTACGATGAAGAAACGGAAAAAGTCTTAATGGTTGAAAACCGCAGGGGAGAGACATCCGATTTTACCCTTCCAGGTGGCGGTGTAGAGAATGGCGAAACCCTGGAGCAGGCTGCGATCCGCGAAGTGAAAGAAGAAACGGGCTATCACATTGAAGTGGGAGGAATCGTGGCTGTCAGAGAAGTGTTTCGATCCGTAAAAGGTCACCATGCTGTTTTCTTCACATTTTTAGGGAAAATAACCGGTGGTGAAATATCTTTGTCACGGCCTGATGAAATTGTTGATATTCAATGGGTTGATCTGAATACTGCGGATCGCTGGATGAAGGTGATTCCAGGCGGTGTCAGTAAACTGTTGCAATCCCGATCCTCTGCTCTTTACCATTTCCAAGGTCATGTCTAA
- a CDS encoding helix-turn-helix transcriptional regulator, with amino-acid sequence MRADRLLNIMILLQNRGKMTAGDLAYELEVSKRTIFRDMDALSSAGVPIISERGKDGGWRLLDNFRNQLSGMKKEDIQTLFIFPSGEQLSDLGLNPQSLDTREKLLASIPEGYRDEAQRIWERIYIDTSTWRQSKERIDSFKIVQRGVWDNKKLLILYENTEGVQSERYIDPLGLVAKGNKWYLVASTEEGIRIFRVSRIQSATIKSETFKRPANFNLAAYWNQSKSRFIQNLPQYQVHAELSPDIINRLHFTGRFVRVINTQPPNSNKWTPAILSFHHEEEAIEYILGFGDKIKVVTPGDLTEKVLSKAQSVIHFQGQV; translated from the coding sequence GTGAGGGCAGATCGATTATTAAACATCATGATTTTGTTACAAAACCGAGGAAAGATGACTGCAGGTGACTTGGCATATGAATTGGAAGTATCGAAAAGAACCATTTTTCGAGATATGGACGCTCTGAGTTCAGCAGGAGTTCCCATCATCTCGGAGAGAGGAAAAGATGGAGGATGGCGTTTATTGGATAACTTTCGCAATCAGTTATCCGGAATGAAGAAAGAAGATATACAAACCCTTTTTATCTTTCCATCAGGAGAACAGCTCAGTGATCTGGGCCTGAATCCTCAATCATTGGATACCCGAGAAAAACTGTTGGCCTCTATCCCGGAAGGATACAGAGATGAAGCACAACGGATATGGGAAAGAATTTATATCGATACAAGTACGTGGAGACAATCCAAGGAAAGAATTGATTCGTTCAAGATTGTGCAACGTGGGGTTTGGGATAATAAAAAACTTCTTATATTATATGAAAATACGGAAGGTGTTCAGAGTGAGCGCTACATTGACCCCCTGGGTTTGGTTGCCAAGGGTAATAAATGGTATCTTGTAGCTTCTACAGAGGAAGGGATAAGAATCTTCAGGGTATCTCGCATTCAATCGGCAACAATTAAAAGTGAAACTTTCAAAAGGCCTGCCAATTTCAATTTAGCGGCATACTGGAATCAGTCAAAATCCCGTTTCATACAAAACCTGCCTCAATATCAGGTCCATGCAGAGCTTTCCCCTGATATAATCAACCGCCTTCATTTTACCGGTCGTTTTGTCCGGGTGATCAATACCCAACCACCAAACAGTAACAAATGGACTCCCGCCATTTTAAGCTTTCACCATGAAGAAGAGGCTATTGAATACATCCTGGGATTTGGCGACAAGATCAAAGTTGTTACACCAGGTGATCTTACCGAAAAGGTATTGTCAAAAGCCCAATCTGTGATCCATTTCCAAGGTCAAGTTTAG
- a CDS encoding SDR family oxidoreductase has product MKSLDGKVAVVAGATRGAGRGIAMMLGEAGATVYVTGRSTREYLSSMGRPETINETAELVTKQGGNGIAVRVDHTIEAEVKALFQRIEQEQKGRLDILVNDIWGGDPLTQWETPFWKHRLDHGLFMQKQAVHSHMITSHYGAPLMVKNRKGLIVEVTDGINYEYRGNLYYSLAKISAIHLAQAMSEDLKNDHVTAIAVTPGFLRSEAMLDHFGVTEENWKEGAKKEPHFIASETPFFVGRAIAALASDPHVRSKTGKALSSWELAREYGFKDIDGSQPDWGKYFEENIR; this is encoded by the coding sequence GTGAAATCATTAGACGGAAAAGTGGCTGTCGTGGCCGGTGCAACAAGAGGAGCGGGACGTGGAATCGCCATGATGTTAGGCGAAGCAGGGGCAACGGTTTATGTTACCGGAAGAAGTACACGGGAATATTTGTCCTCGATGGGAAGACCGGAGACGATTAATGAAACGGCAGAATTAGTTACAAAACAAGGTGGGAATGGAATAGCCGTCAGAGTTGACCACACAATTGAAGCAGAGGTAAAAGCACTCTTTCAAAGGATCGAACAAGAACAAAAGGGCCGGCTGGACATTTTGGTGAATGATATTTGGGGAGGGGATCCCCTTACCCAATGGGAAACTCCTTTTTGGAAACATCGTCTTGACCATGGACTGTTTATGCAAAAGCAAGCAGTACATTCTCATATGATCACCAGTCATTACGGGGCACCTCTTATGGTTAAAAACCGGAAGGGTCTCATTGTCGAGGTAACAGATGGAATCAATTACGAATACCGAGGCAACTTGTACTACAGTCTGGCAAAAATATCAGCCATTCATTTGGCACAGGCAATGTCAGAAGACCTGAAAAATGATCACGTAACGGCAATTGCAGTCACTCCCGGTTTTTTGCGTTCAGAAGCGATGCTGGATCATTTCGGTGTAACCGAGGAGAACTGGAAGGAAGGTGCCAAAAAAGAACCACATTTTATTGCATCGGAAACTCCTTTCTTTGTCGGAAGAGCTATTGCAGCTTTGGCCAGTGATCCTCATGTCCGTAGTAAAACAGGCAAAGCCTTGAGCTCTTGGGAGCTGGCCCGGGAATATGGATTTAAAGATATCGACGGCAGTCAACCGGATTGGGGCAAGTATTTCGAGGAAAATATACGATGA
- a CDS encoding ankyrin repeat domain-containing protein encodes MYKLSVSILSVFLLTTGCQPTEPDKNGLQETDVKAVNKQLIHAAEQGDTNKVLKLLEKGADINTKDTRGRTPVMAATHGNKADTVKELILAGADINLQDNRKDNPLLYAGAEGLLEIVKLTVKAKADTSITNRFGGTALIPAAERGHVKVVEELLTKSDVDVNHINDLGWTALMEAIVLSDGGADHQRIVQLLIKHGADVNIPDKNGVTPLQHARKKGYTEIEKMLVKAGAD; translated from the coding sequence GTGTATAAGCTGTCTGTTTCGATCCTTTCCGTTTTTCTTTTAACGACAGGTTGTCAACCTACGGAACCGGACAAAAACGGGCTTCAGGAAACGGATGTGAAAGCAGTGAACAAACAATTAATTCATGCCGCAGAGCAAGGAGATACAAATAAAGTACTGAAACTTCTGGAAAAAGGGGCAGATATCAATACCAAGGATACCCGAGGGCGGACACCTGTAATGGCTGCCACTCACGGAAACAAAGCAGATACTGTTAAGGAGCTGATCCTGGCAGGTGCCGATATCAACCTGCAGGATAACCGCAAGGATAACCCCTTACTTTATGCCGGCGCGGAAGGCTTACTGGAGATTGTGAAGCTAACCGTTAAGGCCAAGGCTGATACAAGCATTACCAATCGATTTGGAGGAACAGCCTTGATACCTGCGGCGGAAAGAGGCCACGTGAAAGTGGTTGAGGAGTTATTGACAAAGTCAGATGTAGACGTCAATCATATCAATGATCTGGGATGGACTGCTTTAATGGAAGCCATTGTATTGAGTGACGGGGGCGCAGACCATCAACGGATCGTGCAATTGTTAATCAAACACGGAGCCGATGTAAACATCCCGGATAAGAATGGGGTCACTCCTTTGCAGCATGCACGTAAAAAAGGATATACCGAGATCGAAAAGATGTTGGTGAAGGCAGGAGCTGACTAA
- a CDS encoding TetR/AcrR family transcriptional regulator yields MVRPKKKNRKEDILEASLDVIAERGYYNTTTALIAEKAGISQPYVFKFFKTKEELFVAALDRAYERILQTFKNVDADPDELVTKMIEAYEELSVLHPNEIALQIIGISVTEESIRNCTRKGLSRLRNYILERFRSAGIPNPDREATTFLARGMLCNISYFVDLPELIDKND; encoded by the coding sequence ATGGTTAGGCCGAAAAAGAAAAATCGGAAGGAAGATATTCTCGAGGCGAGTTTAGATGTAATTGCGGAAAGGGGTTATTACAATACAACGACTGCACTGATCGCAGAAAAAGCAGGCATATCCCAACCGTATGTTTTTAAATTCTTTAAAACAAAAGAGGAGTTATTTGTCGCGGCTTTAGATCGGGCATATGAAAGGATCCTTCAAACCTTTAAAAACGTGGATGCTGACCCGGATGAATTAGTAACCAAAATGATCGAAGCCTATGAAGAATTGTCTGTATTACATCCGAATGAAATTGCGTTGCAAATCATAGGAATTTCAGTGACAGAAGAATCAATCAGAAATTGTACGAGAAAGGGCTTGTCACGTCTCCGAAACTATATTTTGGAAAGGTTCCGATCTGCAGGAATCCCAAATCCCGATAGAGAAGCTACCACTTTCCTGGCCAGGGGGATGCTTTGCAATATTTCCTATTTTGTAGATTTACCAGAGCTTATTGACAAAAATGACTAA
- a CDS encoding SDR family NAD(P)-dependent oxidoreductase, with the protein MKTAIVLGATGGTGQVMVAELLNRGVKVIAFGRNENKLKALMEQHNFNQRLSYKRGDVFDYQTIVDAAKDVEVIFQCSNVKYQEMADRLLLLGENVMTAANILGKKIVIVDGIYVYGHQVMKGDENHPKQPHTKKGKLRVEFEGLIFSNKWKNAKALIVRLPDYYGPTSQNSYLQPTLEGMAAHKTSIFIGNLKTPREYVYLPDAAKMIANIAEKEDAYGENWNIPGAGLISGEKIIQIAREVTGNRKRVIPLNKNAIRFIGLFNPLMREVVEIMYLTEEGFVLSGEKYAKRIGLIPATPFRKGLEETLQLLMRNKD; encoded by the coding sequence ATGAAAACTGCCATCGTATTAGGAGCAACTGGTGGAACGGGTCAGGTGATGGTGGCGGAATTACTGAACAGAGGTGTAAAGGTCATTGCCTTCGGGCGTAACGAAAATAAACTGAAGGCATTAATGGAACAGCACAATTTTAATCAACGGCTATCGTATAAACGGGGAGATGTATTTGATTACCAAACCATAGTAGATGCAGCCAAAGATGTAGAAGTTATATTCCAATGTTCCAATGTTAAATATCAAGAAATGGCTGATCGACTTCTTTTACTTGGAGAAAATGTGATGACGGCGGCGAATATTCTGGGGAAAAAGATCGTGATTGTGGATGGAATTTACGTTTACGGACATCAAGTCATGAAGGGTGATGAAAACCATCCAAAACAGCCACATACGAAAAAGGGAAAACTAAGAGTAGAATTCGAAGGTCTGATATTCAGTAACAAGTGGAAGAATGCAAAAGCATTAATTGTAAGGTTGCCGGATTATTATGGCCCAACTTCTCAAAATTCTTATTTGCAACCTACATTGGAAGGAATGGCCGCTCATAAAACCTCCATTTTTATTGGAAATTTGAAAACTCCTCGGGAATATGTCTATTTACCAGATGCAGCTAAGATGATTGCTAATATAGCGGAAAAAGAAGATGCTTACGGAGAGAACTGGAATATACCCGGAGCGGGATTGATTTCTGGGGAGAAAATTATCCAGATAGCTCGTGAGGTAACTGGAAATCGAAAAAGGGTCATCCCTTTAAATAAAAATGCTATTCGTTTCATTGGCTTGTTTAATCCATTAATGAGAGAAGTGGTTGAGATCATGTACCTTACCGAAGAAGGATTTGTGTTGAGTGGGGAAAAATATGCAAAACGGATCGGTCTCATCCCAGCAACTCCCTTCAGAAAAGGCCTTGAAGAAACGTTACAACTTTTAATGCGTAATAAAGATTAG
- a CDS encoding MFS transporter yields the protein MGLLTSPYEKNFRWVVLGLATWAQASATFVTYGVGPLAAIWQQIFSLSQTQVGLLISVVNIGPLLSMLMIGQALDRYGERWIVGIGSLLLGLTMGFTSLISSYGALLFILFFVGIHYGTAQPGGSKIVVKWFDTTQRGLAMGIRQAGIPIGGAMAGWIIPFLSTRYDWSIAVICQAVLSILGGLLFLSIYRDPATENKQSTNKYNLVVELKRLLKQKELYPLLFTGFILISLQMILVAHLMIFLKNMMLNVTFITAGQMLSICLLFGMVGRITLAWLSDTVWKGDRVQPLLLTIWSVVLGLLVLVSLPQVTPIWVLFILCAWLGFFGIGWYSLFIIQVAEKSRHNSIGLTVSYALTLNQVAIIVAPFLFGLLVDLQRSYFWSWILLAVLLSVSGIWLWNDKRSNMSKSVSS from the coding sequence ATGGGGTTATTAACATCCCCTTATGAAAAAAATTTTCGTTGGGTTGTGTTAGGGTTAGCTACATGGGCTCAGGCATCTGCAACATTTGTAACATATGGAGTGGGACCTTTAGCGGCTATTTGGCAACAAATCTTTTCTTTGTCCCAAACACAAGTAGGACTGCTTATTTCTGTTGTAAATATTGGACCTCTTTTATCTATGCTGATGATAGGGCAAGCATTGGATCGATATGGTGAACGTTGGATTGTTGGTATTGGTTCTCTTTTACTTGGACTGACCATGGGATTTACTTCTCTTATAAGTAGTTATGGAGCTTTACTGTTCATCTTATTTTTTGTCGGGATTCATTATGGAACGGCACAACCTGGAGGTAGCAAAATTGTAGTCAAATGGTTTGATACAACACAAAGAGGCCTTGCCATGGGTATTCGCCAAGCAGGTATCCCCATTGGAGGTGCGATGGCTGGATGGATCATTCCATTCCTCAGTACTCGATATGATTGGTCAATTGCAGTCATATGCCAAGCCGTCTTATCCATATTAGGCGGTCTGCTGTTCCTTTCTATTTACAGGGATCCGGCTACTGAAAACAAACAATCAACAAATAAGTACAACCTTGTGGTCGAATTAAAGAGACTATTAAAGCAAAAAGAATTGTACCCTCTCCTTTTCACGGGATTTATTCTTATCTCGCTGCAAATGATATTGGTTGCTCACTTAATGATATTTCTGAAAAATATGATGCTGAATGTAACATTCATTACAGCAGGACAAATGCTGTCGATCTGTTTATTGTTTGGAATGGTGGGACGGATCACGTTAGCATGGTTAAGTGACACAGTTTGGAAAGGAGATCGAGTACAACCACTTTTATTAACCATATGGTCTGTAGTATTGGGGTTGTTGGTTCTGGTATCCTTACCCCAAGTAACGCCGATCTGGGTTTTATTTATTCTTTGTGCTTGGCTGGGCTTCTTCGGGATTGGTTGGTACAGTTTATTTATTATACAGGTTGCGGAAAAATCCCGTCATAACTCGATCGGTTTAACAGTAAGCTATGCATTAACATTGAATCAGGTGGCCATTATTGTCGCTCCCTTTCTATTTGGGTTACTCGTTGATTTGCAACGCTCTTATTTTTGGTCATGGATCCTTTTGGCCGTGCTTTTATCTGTAAGTGGCATCTGGCTTTGGAACGATAAACGAAGCAACATGTCGAAGTCGGTTTCTTCCTGA
- a CDS encoding alkaline phosphatase, with product MKRYGKKLAGILLSGLLIASIPISNQEVSAKTKKPGNHPKNIIFMIGDGMGVTQVSAAAYMKGEGYEAGKLALNTFKQTGMVTTHSRNNIVTDSAAAGTALASGYKTDNGVLGKVPKGKKPRKDEKYHDVPTVLDHFQKRGKSTGLVSTTRITHATPASFAAHVDHRDQENEIAVQLLGKNVDVLLGGGRRHFLPKQKGGNRDNKDNLLETAKNKGYSFVEDKQGLKKSDSSKLLGLFNDSHLSYELDRRLTKEPSLKEMTRKSLDVLDENKKGFFLMIEGGRIDHAGHANDPASIIQDTLAFDEAVREALEFAKKDRNTLVVVTADHETGGMSIGAKGLYSFDKDTITKVKGSSEYIASQLDQNRSNIKEVMAQYTGITKLSAEEEKNLRHTKNPEQGIAKVISDRSLIGWATTGHTASHAPIYAYGPQSQSFTGTMDNTDIPKIMMKRTR from the coding sequence TTGAAACGGTATGGGAAAAAACTTGCAGGGATTCTTCTGTCCGGGTTGTTGATTGCCTCAATTCCCATCAGTAATCAAGAGGTTAGTGCTAAAACCAAAAAGCCGGGGAACCATCCCAAAAACATCATTTTCATGATTGGCGATGGAATGGGAGTGACACAGGTTTCAGCAGCAGCCTACATGAAGGGAGAAGGCTATGAAGCAGGTAAGCTGGCACTAAATACATTTAAACAAACAGGAATGGTAACTACGCACTCCCGTAACAATATCGTTACTGATTCCGCTGCGGCTGGAACCGCCCTTGCCTCTGGATATAAAACAGATAATGGTGTTCTTGGGAAGGTTCCCAAAGGCAAGAAGCCTCGCAAAGATGAAAAATACCACGATGTCCCAACAGTTTTGGATCATTTTCAGAAAAGGGGCAAATCCACGGGGCTCGTCAGCACAACCCGGATTACTCACGCAACCCCTGCGTCCTTTGCAGCTCACGTCGACCATCGGGATCAGGAAAATGAAATAGCCGTCCAACTTCTTGGAAAAAACGTGGATGTTTTACTGGGTGGCGGAAGAAGACATTTCCTTCCCAAACAAAAAGGCGGTAATAGGGATAACAAAGATAACTTGCTGGAAACGGCGAAAAACAAAGGGTACAGCTTTGTAGAAGATAAACAGGGTTTAAAAAAATCTGATTCAAGTAAATTGTTGGGATTATTCAACGATAGCCACCTTTCATATGAATTGGATCGTAGACTGACAAAAGAGCCAAGCCTAAAGGAAATGACCAGAAAATCCCTCGATGTTTTGGATGAAAATAAAAAAGGGTTCTTTTTGATGATTGAAGGAGGAAGAATCGATCATGCCGGACATGCCAACGATCCGGCTTCCATCATTCAGGATACATTGGCATTTGATGAAGCAGTGAGAGAGGCCCTGGAATTTGCAAAAAAGGATCGCAATACGTTAGTGGTTGTAACAGCCGACCATGAAACCGGCGGAATGTCCATTGGTGCCAAAGGACTTTATAGTTTTGACAAAGATACCATCACCAAAGTCAAAGGTTCTTCTGAATATATCGCCAGTCAATTGGATCAAAACCGGAGCAATATCAAAGAAGTAATGGCTCAATATACCGGCATTACCAAACTGAGTGCCGAAGAAGAAAAAAACCTTCGTCATACAAAAAATCCCGAACAAGGCATCGCTAAAGTAATCAGTGACCGTTCATTGATTGGTTGGGCAACGACAGGACATACGGCATCCCATGCCCCGATCTATGCCTATGGTCCCCAGTCTCAATCTTTTACCGGGACAATGGATAATACGGATATTCCAAAAATAATGATGAAACGTACTCGATAA
- a CDS encoding DinB family protein, producing the protein MNYSRTEVNALLDEHERAVRYLLSILKRWKEGDLNKSIPHDPKVTYGQVLNHVIGSGYHGYFVWIQQVLGWEVESPPVDKEEVEELCDLRKQMELLEKMTPYARHALKNLTNHDLYPTMYMSNWGGYYTIDGMLEHAIVHVWRHIRQLERAEATLIQQKEQGE; encoded by the coding sequence ATGAATTATTCACGAACAGAAGTAAATGCTCTATTGGATGAGCATGAACGAGCTGTCCGTTATCTTTTGTCGATCCTGAAACGTTGGAAGGAAGGTGATTTAAATAAATCGATTCCTCATGACCCCAAAGTGACTTATGGGCAGGTGTTGAATCATGTTATCGGTTCCGGCTACCATGGATATTTCGTCTGGATTCAACAGGTTCTTGGATGGGAAGTAGAATCGCCTCCTGTCGACAAAGAGGAGGTTGAAGAACTTTGCGATTTAAGAAAGCAGATGGAACTATTAGAAAAGATGACGCCTTATGCCAGACATGCACTGAAGAATTTAACCAATCATGACTTATACCCAACTATGTACATGTCTAACTGGGGAGGATACTATACGATAGACGGGATGCTGGAACATGCCATCGTCCATGTTTGGCGGCATATCCGTCAACTGGAACGGGCAGAAGCAACACTGATCCAACAGAAGGAACAAGGGGAGTAA
- a CDS encoding GNAT family N-acetyltransferase: MFSTKRLHTAPIEEQHFHELHAVHLSNPEYLLMAEGEETFTKEKMLQELRNAKEAGRTPLGVFLSKDNELVGFLEYWEQAETDGKPWIGLLMIHHDHQRSGYGSEIAKGFLRWAESKGWYEVRIGVLDKNKEAFLFWRSLGFEVFEVKETKMPSGIKTVFCMRHFLSSKGEI, from the coding sequence ATGTTTTCCACAAAGCGGTTACACACAGCTCCCATTGAAGAGCAGCATTTCCATGAATTACATGCTGTTCACCTCTCAAACCCTGAATACCTTCTGATGGCTGAGGGAGAAGAGACCTTTACTAAAGAAAAAATGTTGCAGGAACTCCGAAATGCCAAGGAAGCGGGAAGGACACCACTGGGAGTATTTCTTTCCAAGGATAACGAACTGGTCGGGTTTTTGGAGTACTGGGAACAGGCTGAGACTGACGGTAAACCTTGGATCGGATTGTTAATGATTCACCATGATCATCAGCGGTCAGGTTATGGATCGGAGATTGCAAAAGGTTTTCTCCGATGGGCGGAATCGAAAGGATGGTATGAAGTAAGGATTGGTGTACTGGATAAAAATAAAGAAGCATTCCTGTTTTGGCGTTCATTGGGATTTGAAGTTTTCGAGGTCAAGGAGACAAAAATGCCTTCCGGAATAAAAACAGTCTTTTGTATGCGCCATTTTCTGTCTTCGAAAGGGGAAATCTGA
- the erm gene encoding 23S ribosomal RNA methyltransferase Erm, translated as MKSQNKRHRKVQKYIDGPNHSGQHLLHNKGLIHDLVKMAKVTDKDLVIEIGAGTGFLTLPLAKKSGKVIAVENDPAFVQKLLKKMEQEENIRVVQRDFLQFQLPKTPFCVVSNIPYSITTPIMKKLLSQPTIPLQRAVIVMEYGAAKRFTANPITNPYILKWRMWFEFQLGRSISRKNFSPPPNVDSAVLSIQRKDNPSVSLKHHSLFTALAEFGLKYPQLAINKVLKGVFTPPQIKRLVQATGLDQDAPICSLSEYQWGIVFNTMMQHVPPFRWPKIRRR; from the coding sequence ATGAAAAGTCAAAATAAACGGCATCGAAAAGTCCAAAAATATATAGATGGACCCAATCATTCCGGCCAGCATTTGTTACACAACAAGGGTTTAATTCATGATTTGGTTAAAATGGCCAAAGTGACAGACAAAGATCTTGTCATTGAAATAGGAGCGGGAACAGGGTTCCTTACCTTACCATTGGCGAAAAAGTCAGGAAAGGTCATAGCTGTTGAGAATGATCCGGCTTTTGTTCAAAAGCTTTTGAAGAAAATGGAACAGGAAGAGAATATTCGTGTTGTCCAAAGAGATTTTTTACAGTTTCAACTCCCTAAAACACCTTTTTGTGTCGTATCTAACATTCCATATTCTATTACCACACCCATCATGAAAAAACTTCTCAGTCAACCAACCATTCCTTTACAAAGGGCTGTAATCGTGATGGAATATGGAGCGGCTAAACGCTTTACAGCGAATCCGATAACAAACCCGTACATTTTGAAATGGAGAATGTGGTTTGAATTCCAATTGGGAAGGAGTATTTCCCGAAAAAACTTTTCGCCTCCCCCCAATGTTGATTCAGCAGTGTTAAGCATACAAAGAAAGGATAACCCGTCTGTTTCCCTTAAACATCACTCTTTATTTACGGCATTGGCTGAGTTTGGATTGAAATATCCACAACTGGCGATAAACAAAGTACTGAAGGGAGTATTTACTCCACCCCAGATTAAGCGTTTGGTTCAGGCTACCGGCCTGGATCAGGATGCCCCGATATGCTCTTTGAGCGAATATCAATGGGGAATCGTATTCAATACAATGATGCAACATGTCCCTCCCTTTCGTTGGCCTAAAATAAGAAGAAGATAA